GGGCCCGGCGAGGTGGACCTGGGGTGGTTCTTGTATATGAACCGGTTCTTGAGCGAGGGCGCCGACATCGACTGGCTGCCCGGCTTCGCCGACCGCGACGGCACCATCGCCCGCTGGGAACAGGCCATGGGCCGCAAAGCCGAGCATGTCGACTACTTCGAGGCCTGGGGCTGCTTGCGCTTTTGCATCATCATGGTGGCCATCGTGAACATGCAGGTGAAGTACGGCGCCTTCCCCGCCGATTTCGGCGCCCAATACGAGCGGGTCAACCCCTCCACCCAGATGCTGGCCCAGTACCTGGGCATGCCCGAGCCCGAGTGAGCCC
This window of the bacterium genome carries:
- a CDS encoding phosphotransferase family protein; translated protein: GPGEVDLGWFLYMNRFLSEGADIDWLPGFADRDGTIARWEQAMGRKAEHVDYFEAWGCLRFCIIMVAIVNMQVKYGAFPADFGAQYERVNPSTQMLAQYLGMPEPE